The nucleotide sequence ACGCGCTCGACGAGCGGTCGCCCCCGGCAGGTCCGCGTCGACGCCGGTCGACTCGTCTCCTACGGCACCGACGGCCGGTTCACGCTCGGCCTCGAGGGTGGCCGACGGCTGGTCGACGCGCTCCCCGATCCGGAGGCACGCGTCGTCGTCGGCTCCGAGAGCGAGCCGTTCGTCCGCGACGGCAAGAACGTCTTCGCGAAGTTCGTCCGGGCCGTCGACGACGACGTACGCCCGCGCGACGAGGTGGCAGTGGTCCACGACGACGGCGACCTGCTGGCCGTGGGCCGGGCGGAACTCGCTGCCGACGCCATGCGCGACTTCGAGACGGGGATGGCGGTGAAGGTGCGCGCCGGCGCCGATTAGAGGTACGGCGCCAGGCCGAGCGCCCGCACGAGCGACACGCCCGCGAGAGTCGATCCGAGGAGGTAGCCGCCGATGGCGCCGCCGTTCAGGAGCGGCAGACCGGCGTGAGCCCGTCCCTTCATCACCGCCCACAGCAGGACGCCGAGCCCGAGGAAGGTCCCAACCATCGCCAGGAGCGCGGGGAGGTTGAGCGCGGGGAGGGCGGCCACGCCGAGCGACGGCGCCGGCGAGAAGAAGGCGCCGCTCGCGACCATCACCGTCGGCATCACGGCGTCGCCGAGGCCGATGAAGAAGGCGTTCCGTTCGCCCTCGGCGCCGTCCGCATCGCCGCTCCCCTCGCCGTCCGCCGCCACCGGATCGTCGTCCTCGTGGACCTCGTTCGCGCCGCCGAAGTCGTCGTCGAGCAGCGAGTACGAGAGCGTGAGCGGGACGACGAGGATGACGGGCACGCGGAGGTCCATCACGCCCTCGGCGAGGCTGAGCATGTGGCGGGTCCCGTAGACGCTGATGGCGTCGTACACCGCGAGCACGGACAGGAGAACGATGGCGGGCAGGAGGCCGAAACTGATGCCGAACAGGGCGCCGGCGCCGATGCCCATCACCACGCCGGCGCCGTCGATGACGTACCACTCGGGGTAGACCAGCAACGCGACGGCGACGCCGACCGAGAGGGCGACCGCGAGGACGTTGACGGCGCCGACGACGACCAGCGGCGGGGTGACGACGCCGAAGACGTACCACGAGACGAGGGCACTGGAGAGGACGACGACCGCCCGGACAGCCCGCTCGAAGGCGTACTTGAAGGCCGCGAGCATCGCCCCTGTGGCGACGAGGATGGCGGCGAAGTAGACGAGGCTGTTGGTCGGGTCGGAGGGGTCCTCGACGGCCTGATAGCCGGCCGTCTCGAACGGGCCGACCATCGCCAGCGCGCCGACCTGGACGAGCAAGAACAGCGCCGCGGCGACGGCGACGCCACGGGCCTCGCGTGCGTTCATGCTCGTCCGTTGGTCGGGGGGTGGTTTGGTGGTTGCGACTCTCCGTCCGATCCCGTGTCGTGGGCGGGTCCGCGGGTCGACGGCCGATCCGCCCAGTCGATACGGTCAACACCGTGGGCCCCCTATTCCCGCCGATGTCCTCCCTCGCGGAAGCCCTCCGGTTCGTCACTCGTCGGATCGCTCGACTGCGTGGCCGGTCGCCACGGTCGCTCGGCGGCGGCGCACTCATCGCCCTGGCGGTGATCGCCGCCGTCGGCTGGTATTTCCGTCCGTGGCTGCACGGCATCGTCTACGCGATATACACGACGCCGATCCTCCCCGTCGCCCTGCTCGTCGCCGGCCTCGTGGTGTACGGCCTCCACCAGCGAACGACCCTGGTCGGCCCACAGGTCGCGCTCGCCGTGTTCCTGCTCGTCCTCGTCGTCGGGAGCGGAGTCGCGGGGTTGCTGGCCGGCGAACGGCTCGGCAAATCGACCCTCGAGTCGGCGACGACGGCCGACTCGCTCGCCGAGACCGACTCGGGGATGCCGCGTGTCGTCCCGAAAAGCGTCGCCGCGCGGTACGCCTCGAACACGCTCAACTTCCCCCAGTACCGGATCACCGGAAGCGAAGTGACCGTCGACGACGGAACGCCCTACTGGTCGTACGCACTCGCGCCGGACGGGACGTACAACCACTTCACCAAGCGACAGCACGGGACCGTCCTCATCGACATGACCGAGCAGAACGCCGAGGTGCGGACGATCACCGGCGACTTGGAGCGCGGCATCGGGCCGGCGTTTTACAACAACTACCGGTTCGAACTGCTCAAGCGCGGCCAGTATCTCGTCGACTACGGCGACCCGTTCATGGTCGTCAAAGATGGCGAGCAGTACATCGCGGTCCCGTACACGACGCCGACCTTCCACTGGGCGCCGCTCCCGTACACGACGCCGGAGTGGGGTGGGGTCGCGCTGATCGACGGCGACGGCAACGTCGAGGACCTCAGCCCCGAGGAGGCGCGTCGCCACCCGGCGCTCGAAGAGCAGAAGCTCTACCCGTTCGCCCTCGCCCGCAAAAAGGTCGCGACGACGAAATACCGGCGCGGGATCGTCAACACGTTCACGAGCCACGAAGACGAAATCGAGGTGGCACCCGTTCCGGGCGCGGACAACGACCAACCGTTCTTGGTGTTCACCGAAGACGGGCCGGAGTACGTCGTCGCGGTCGAACCGTACGGCGAGGCCCAGGGGCTCAAGGAGATCTGGACCGTCGACAGCCGGACCGGCGACTACGAGGTGTACACCCCCGACCAGTCGCTGTTCGGCGCCAGGAAGGCGACCGACTACGTTCGGCAGGCGGCACGGACGACCGACTGGAACCGGTTCACCCCCTCGGAGCCAGTCCCCGTCGTCGTGGACGGGCAACTCTACTGGCAGGTTCGTGTCGTTCCTGGCGATAGCAGTGGTATCGCGTACATCGCGTTCGTCCACGCCCGGTCGAGCGACGTGCAGGAGGTCTCGACGACCCGCGAGGTCGTCGCGTTCCTCGACGGCGACGTCGGCGCCGCCGACGACGGCTCGACGGAGGGGCGCCGTCCCTCGCTGATCGTCCAGCGCGTCGCGCCGAACGGCACCGTCGTCGGGACGCTTGCGGTCTACGGCAACGAATCCGTCCGGGTCGTGCAAGGTACTGCGACGGCGACGAACGGGACGGCGACGAACGGGACGGCGACGAACGGGACGGCGACGAACGGGACGGCGACGAACGGGACGGCGACCGCGGCGGCCTGACGCTCGGTGCCGGGCCGCCGCGGGGTGTGGCCGTGACGACCCGGGGCTAGCGCGTGTACAGTTTCTCGCCGAGGAGGTCGGGCAACCGGATGCGGTCGTCGGGCGAGACGGCGAGGTAGGGGCGGTCGACGGGCCCGAAGACGTCGACGACGCGACCCACGCCCGAGAGCGACTCGTCGACGGCCATCGTGCCGATGTCGGGTGCGTCGTCGCCGTCGTCGCCGTCGTCGGGGCGGACGATGGCGAGACCCTGTGCGGTCCGGGTGACGGTGCCGAGACGGCGCACGGTCAGTCCCGTAGGATCGCCACGTAGGCCGCGACGGCCTGGACGAGGTCGGTCTTCGAGGCGTCGTCCGCCCCCTTGACGAGCACCCGGCCGCGGGGTTCGTACTCCCGAGGGTAGGTCTTGTCACGTTCGATGACCGCGTCGTAGCCGACCTGCTGGACGGACTCGGCGATCTCGTCGACCGTCGGGTCGTCGATCGCCTCGTCGAGGGGGACGCGCCGCCCTTCGGCGCGACTCTTCGTCGCGTCCAGGTAGGCCGGCCAGATGACGTTCTCCACCATACGGACACGCCGCGGGCCGACCCTAATACGGTTTTGGATGGGGGCGGTGATCTTCACCCGGAGCGTCCCCCGGCCCGGGCGGATCGGCCGGGTCCCGGAGGCCGGCTCGCTCCCCGTCGTACAACAAGCCTTTACCCACTGTAAGCAGGGTTTAGTGTATGCACGTCGGCGTTCGGACGGGCGCGTGGGTCGGCGGGTTGTCCGCCACGCTCGTGGCCGTGGCGCTCGTCAGTTCCGCCGTCGGCCCGGTCACCATCGGCGTCGGGAGCGTCGCCGACATCGCGCTCGCGGCCCTCCTCGGTGGGACCAGCGACGCCCCGACGACCCACCGGACCATCGTCCTCTCGATCCGGATGCCCCGGATCGCCCTGGGTGCCGTCGTCGGCTTCGCGCTCGCGGCCGCGGGGACGGTCATGCAGGGCTTCTTCCGGAACCCCATGGCCGACCCCTCCATCGTCGGCGTCTCCGCGGGGGCGGCCACCGGCGCCGTCGCCGCCATCGTCGCGCCCGTCTCGGTGCCTTTCGGCCTGCCCGCCGCCGCCTTCGCCGGCGCCCTGCTCGCCGCCTTCGGCGTCTACCTCATCGCGAGCGAGGGCGGCCGGACGCCCGTCGAGACGCTGTTGCTCGCCGGTATCGCGGTCCAGACGTTCCTCGGGGCGGTCGTCTCCTTTCTCCTCGTCAACGCGGGTCGTGACCTCCGGGAGGCCATCTACTGGCTGATGGGCCACCTCCACGACAGCACGTGGACCGAGGCGACCGTCGCCGCGGCCGTCGTCGTCCCCGGCTTCTTCGCCCTGCTCGCCTACGCGCGCGACCTGAACGTCCTCCTCCTCGGCGAGGAGGACGCCCACTCGCTGGGCATCGAGGTCGAGCGCACGAAGCGACTCCTCCTCGCCGTCTCGAGTCTCCTGACCGCGGCCGCCGTCGCCGTCGCCGGCGTCATCGGCTTCGTCGGCCTCGTCGTCCCGCACGTCATGCGGCTGCTCGTCGGTCCCGATCACCGCATCCTCCTCCCCACGAGCGCGCTGGCCGGCGCCGCCTTCCTCGTCGCCACGGACACGATTGCCCGCTCCGGCACCGCCGAGGTTCCGGTCGGCATCGTCACCGCCGCCGTCGGCGCCCCTTTCTTCCTCTACCTGCTCCGAAACCGCGAGGTGAACGCGCCGTGACCGACCCCGCAATCGCCGTCGACGACGTCGTCGTCGAGTTCGGGGGCGTGACCGTCCTCGACGGGGTGTCGACGACCGTCCCCTCGGGAACCTTCGTCGGTCTCGTCGGCCCCAACGGCGCGGGGAAGACGACGCTGCTCCGGACGATCACCGGCGCGCTCGACCCCACCGCGGGGAGCGTCGCGGTGACCGGTGAGCGACTCGCAGACCGCTCCTCCCGCGCGGCGAGTCGTCTCGTGGCGACCGTCCCCCAGTCCACCGCCTCGACGTTCGCGTTCGACGTGCGCCGGATCGTGGCGATGGGCCGGACACCCCACGTGGACCGACTCGGCTCGCCCACCCCCGCCGACCGGCGGGCGGTCGCGACGGCGATGGAACGGACCGACGTCACCGACTTCGCCGACCGCCCGGTGACCGAGGTCAGCGGCGGCGAGCGCCAGCGGGTGTTCCTCGCCCGCGCGCTCGCCCAGGACACGCCCGTCCTCCTCCTCGACGAGCCGACATCGGACCTCGACGTGAACCACCAGGTGCGGACGCTGGAACTCGTCGCGGCCCTCGTCGAGGAGGGGCGGACCGTCGTCGCCGCCATCCACGACCTCGACCTGGCGGCGCGGTACTGCGACGAACTCCGGCTGCTCGCGGACGGCCGGATCCGGGCCGCCGGCCCGCCCGAGTCGGTCCTCACCGACGCGACCGTCGAGGCCGCGTTCGACACCCGGGCGACGGTCGTCGACCACCCCGTCACCGGCACGGCGTCGGTGACCGCGTTCGCCGGCGTGGACGCGGGCGACGCCGCCGGTCGCGTCCACGTCGTCGGCGGCGGCGGCGCGGCCACGCCCCTCCTCCACCGCCTCGACGCCGCCGGCTTCGACCTCTCGGTCGGCCCCGTCGGCGCGGCCGACCGCGACGCCGAGACGGCGCGGGCCCTCGACGCCGACCCCGTGACCGTCCCGCCGTACGCGTCCGTTGACGACGCGACCCGCGCCACCGTCGCCGAGCGCGTCCGCCGTGCCGACGCCACCGTGGTCGCTCCCGTCGCCGTCGCCGACGGCAACCTCCCCGCACTCCGGGTCGCCGGCGAAACCACGTCGCTCGTCGTCGTCGACGGCGGCCCCTTCGAGGCGCGCAACCACGCCGGTGCCGCCGGCCGACGGGTGGACGCGACGCTCCGGGAGCGTGGCCACGTGGTCGCCGCCGCCGACCTCGTCGACGCCGTTCGGACTGCGGTCGCCGCCGACGGCGACGGCGTCCGCTCCCAGTACGGGAGCGTCGACTCCGACGGCCCCCGCCCCTGATCGGGCCGAAACGCCACCCTTACTCCCGCCGGGGACGATCCCTCGGCATGGAACGGCCGTGCGTTCGCGTCCCACGCGAGGCTGGCGAGCGAACCCGTCGAGCCCTTGCCGACGCCGACCTCGTCGACGAGGATCACGAAATCGTCGTCGACGACGACGTCATCTATCTCCCCGTGACCGACCCCGAGTCGCTGTCGGGCGACTACGAAGTGGTGTACCGCGACGTCCCCGCACACGACCGCCAGCGGACGCCAGCCGACCTGCTGGGGTTCGATCCCTCCTACGAGCGTCTCGGGGACGTGGCCATCCTCGATACGGACGACTCCGAACGCGCCGACCGGATCGCCCAGGCCATCCTCGAGTCGGATCTGCCGGTCCGGGCCGTGATCGACCGCGCCTCGAAAGTGAAAGGCGACCTCCGGGTGCGCGACTGGACCGTCCTCGCGACCGACCCCGACGACGGGGACGACCGCCCGGCGACGGAAACCGTCCACCGCGAGTACGGCTTCGAGTACCTGCTCGACCTCGCGGCGGTCTACTTCTCGCCACGCCTGGCCACCGAGCGCCACCGCGTCACCGAATCCGTCGCGGCCGACGAACGCGCCGTCGACATGTTCGCCGGCGTCGGCCCCTTCGTCGTTCCGATGGCCGCCCGTGGAGCGACCGTCGTGGGCGTCGACCTCAACCCCGCCGCCGTCGAGTACCTCCGCGAGAACGCGCGCCGGAACGGCGTCGCGGACCGCGTAACCGCCGTCGAGGGCGACGTGCGGGACGTCGCCGCCGACTACGCCGGCTGGGCCGACCGGATCGTGATGAACCTCCCCCACAGCGCCGACGACTTCCTCGACGCCGCCGTCACCCTCGCCGGCGACGACTGCGTCATCCACTACTACGACATCCAACACGAGGACGACCCCTTCGGCCCGGGCGAGGCGGCCATCCGCGACGCCGCCGAACCCGCGGGCTACGACGTCGAGGTGCTGACCCGACACGTGGTCCGGTCGTACGCGCCACACGAACTCAACGTCTGTCTCGACGTGCGACTGTCCCGGTGAGGGCAGGCCGTTTCGGAACCCTTATTTGAGTCATGGCAGTACGGTGGAGTGCGCGCCGGTGTAGCTCAGACTGGCAGAGCGATTCCTTCGTAAGGAATAGGCCGAGGGTTCAAATCCCTCCACCGGCTTTCTGCTGCGAACGACGTGAGCAGCGAAAGCTGTGACGGAACTGCCTGGACCCTCACCCCTCCCGCCGCCACAGCCACACGGGCACGGCCACGGCGAGGGCGACGACGGCCGGCCAGACGTCGGTACTCGCATAGAGGTTACCGGCCGGGGGGAGCCACGTCGACAGCGGGAAGAGGTAGGGCGGCGCGACGCCGTCGACGCGGATCACGAAGGCGTCCAGAAACAGATGACTGACGCCGCCGGCCGCGAGGGCGGCGAAGGCGGTCCGGCGGTCACGGGAGCGGATCGTCAGCGCGCCCACCCCGGCGAGGACGAGGGCGCCCCCGAGCGTGTGGAGGCCCCAGGCGGAGTACGGAACGCCGGCGACCACGCCGGTGCTGCGGTCCAGCACGACGGCGAGTTTCATCGCGTCGGGGGCGACGCTCCCGACCGTCACGACCGGGACGTAGCGGTCGTCGAGCCGTCCGGCGTCGGCGACGACGGCCGCGAGCACGTAGGCGACGAGCGCGTGCGTGAGCAGGTCGGGCATCAGTCGTCCCCCCGAGGAACGAACCGGAGTCGGTCGCGGTCGACGCGCCAGCGCCGGAGGAAGGCGCCGGCCGCGAGGGCGATGCCCAAAACGGAGACGCCGTACATGTAGCGTCGGTCGCCCGGCGTCTGGACGTGATACGTCCGGGTCTCCATGCGGTGGCCCGGACGGAGTTCGCCGTAGACCTGGATCCGATCCCCGACGTCGACCGCCGAGGGCGGCGGTGCGGAGAGTTCCAGGCGGAGGCCGTCGACGGCGACGACGACGGAGCCGTCGCGCTCGTCCGCGACGACGGGCCAGAGGTGGACCCGCTCGCCGACGTGCGCGTCGTAGTTCGCGTCGATAGCGCCGGCATCGGGGTAGACGGGGGTGCCGTTG is from Haloplanus salinarum and encodes:
- a CDS encoding PUA domain-containing protein, which translates into the protein MTRDELPRLRTVADYQFGAGAGRALFPPDEAPTVTRSTSGRPRQVRVDAGRLVSYGTDGRFTLGLEGGRRLVDALPDPEARVVVGSESEPFVRDGKNVFAKFVRAVDDDVRPRDEVAVVHDDGDLLAVGRAELAADAMRDFETGMAVKVRAGAD
- a CDS encoding presenilin family intramembrane aspartyl protease PSH is translated as MNAREARGVAVAAALFLLVQVGALAMVGPFETAGYQAVEDPSDPTNSLVYFAAILVATGAMLAAFKYAFERAVRAVVVLSSALVSWYVFGVVTPPLVVVGAVNVLAVALSVGVAVALLVYPEWYVIDGAGVVMGIGAGALFGISFGLLPAIVLLSVLAVYDAISVYGTRHMLSLAEGVMDLRVPVILVVPLTLSYSLLDDDFGGANEVHEDDDPVAADGEGSGDADGAEGERNAFFIGLGDAVMPTVMVASGAFFSPAPSLGVAALPALNLPALLAMVGTFLGLGVLLWAVMKGRAHAGLPLLNGGAIGGYLLGSTLAGVSLVRALGLAPYL
- a CDS encoding H/ACA ribonucleoprotein complex subunit GAR1; its protein translation is MRRLGTVTRTAQGLAIVRPDDGDDGDDAPDIGTMAVDESLSGVGRVVDVFGPVDRPYLAVSPDDRIRLPDLLGEKLYTR
- the srp19 gene encoding signal recognition particle subunit SRP19; its protein translation is MVENVIWPAYLDATKSRAEGRRVPLDEAIDDPTVDEIAESVQQVGYDAVIERDKTYPREYEPRGRVLVKGADDASKTDLVQAVAAYVAILRD
- the btuC gene encoding vitamin B12 ABC transporter permease BtuC yields the protein MHVGVRTGAWVGGLSATLVAVALVSSAVGPVTIGVGSVADIALAALLGGTSDAPTTHRTIVLSIRMPRIALGAVVGFALAAAGTVMQGFFRNPMADPSIVGVSAGAATGAVAAIVAPVSVPFGLPAAAFAGALLAAFGVYLIASEGGRTPVETLLLAGIAVQTFLGAVVSFLLVNAGRDLREAIYWLMGHLHDSTWTEATVAAAVVVPGFFALLAYARDLNVLLLGEEDAHSLGIEVERTKRLLLAVSSLLTAAAVAVAGVIGFVGLVVPHVMRLLVGPDHRILLPTSALAGAAFLVATDTIARSGTAEVPVGIVTAAVGAPFFLYLLRNREVNAP
- a CDS encoding ABC transporter ATP-binding protein; its protein translation is MTDPAIAVDDVVVEFGGVTVLDGVSTTVPSGTFVGLVGPNGAGKTTLLRTITGALDPTAGSVAVTGERLADRSSRAASRLVATVPQSTASTFAFDVRRIVAMGRTPHVDRLGSPTPADRRAVATAMERTDVTDFADRPVTEVSGGERQRVFLARALAQDTPVLLLDEPTSDLDVNHQVRTLELVAALVEEGRTVVAAIHDLDLAARYCDELRLLADGRIRAAGPPESVLTDATVEAAFDTRATVVDHPVTGTASVTAFAGVDAGDAAGRVHVVGGGGAATPLLHRLDAAGFDLSVGPVGAADRDAETARALDADPVTVPPYASVDDATRATVAERVRRADATVVAPVAVADGNLPALRVAGETTSLVVVDGGPFEARNHAGAAGRRVDATLRERGHVVAAADLVDAVRTAVAADGDGVRSQYGSVDSDGPRP
- a CDS encoding class I SAM-dependent methyltransferase → MERPCVRVPREAGERTRRALADADLVDEDHEIVVDDDVIYLPVTDPESLSGDYEVVYRDVPAHDRQRTPADLLGFDPSYERLGDVAILDTDDSERADRIAQAILESDLPVRAVIDRASKVKGDLRVRDWTVLATDPDDGDDRPATETVHREYGFEYLLDLAAVYFSPRLATERHRVTESVAADERAVDMFAGVGPFVVPMAARGATVVGVDLNPAAVEYLRENARRNGVADRVTAVEGDVRDVAADYAGWADRIVMNLPHSADDFLDAAVTLAGDDCVIHYYDIQHEDDPFGPGEAAIRDAAEPAGYDVEVLTRHVVRSYAPHELNVCLDVRLSR
- a CDS encoding metal-dependent hydrolase is translated as MPDLLTHALVAYVLAAVVADAGRLDDRYVPVVTVGSVAPDAMKLAVVLDRSTGVVAGVPYSAWGLHTLGGALVLAGVGALTIRSRDRRTAFAALAAGGVSHLFLDAFVIRVDGVAPPYLFPLSTWLPPAGNLYASTDVWPAVVALAVAVPVWLWRREG